Below is a genomic region from Lysobacter terrestris.
CGCAACCGCCGGCGGACCTCAAGATCGCCGAACGTGGGCAGATCGTGCCGGCTTTCAGCCTGCCGTCCCTGGCCGGCCAGCCGGTGGCGGTCCCGCAGGCCTACGCCGGCCGCCCGGTGCTGGTGAACCTGTGGGCCAGCTGGTGCGGCCCCTGCATCAAGGAAATGCCGGAACTCGACCGTTACGCCAGGGCCCAGGGGCCGAACGGCACGCAAGTGGTCGGCATCGCCCTGGATGAAGCCGCCGCCGTGCAGGCCTTCCTGCAGCGCATTCCGGTCGGCTATGCCGTGCTGATCGATACCCCGGGACCGCGCGACGCCGGCGTGCGCCTGGGCAACCCCAAGGGCGTGCTGCCCTACACCGTGCTGCTGGACGCGCACGGCCGCGTGCTCAAGCAGAAGCTCGGCCCGTTCCGCGACGGCGAAATCGACGCCTGGGCGCGCTGAGCCCACACACTGAGCCCAATCGACGCACATTCGACGCAAAAAACCCGCAAGGCTGTGATGCGGCGCGCGGCGGCGCGGCGGGAATTTGGGTAGCCTGCGCCCGGTGCGGCACGGTTCTAGAGTGCCCACTCCAACAACTGCTTAACTCCCGACAACTTCGCCGATACGGTAGCGAACGTCTGGACACGCCGGAGGCCTTGGGCCACACTCCCGGCCTTCGCTCCCCGGACCCGCTCCGCCATGGCCAAGTTGCTGGTCCTGCACGGCCCCAACCTCAACCTGCTCGGCACGCGCGAGCCGGAGGTCTATGGCAGGACCACGCTGGGCCAGATCGACGCCGACCTGATCCAGCGCGCGGAAAAAGCCGGGCACCAGCTCGACTGCTTCCAGAGCAATGCCGAACACGCGCTGGTCGACCGCATCCAGGCGGCGCGCGAGGACGGCACCCGCTTCATCGTGATCAACCCGGCGGCCTACACCCATACCAGCGTGGCCGTGCGCGACGCCCTCGCGGCGGTCGCCATCCCCTTCATCGAAGTGCACCTGTCCAACCCGCATACCCGCGAACCGTTCCGCCACACCAGCTACTTCAGCGACCTCGCGGTCGGCGTCATCGCCGGCTTCGGTGCCGACAGTTACCGCTACGCATTAGACGCCGCGTTGCGGCGCCTAGGGGATTAGGGATTCGAGATTGGGGATTCGCAGAAGCGAGCCCCGCCTTTCGAATCCCCGATCCCGAATCCCAAATCCCGTTCAAGAAGAGGCCCACCATGGACCTGCGCAAGATCAAGAAGCTCATCGACCTGCTGGAAGAGTCGAACCTCGCCGAAATCGAGATCAAGGAAGGCGAAGAATCCGTTCGCCTCGCCCGCGCCCCCAAGGGCGGCTATGTCGCGGCACCGACCGTCATGCAGGCGGCTCCGGTCGCGGCACCGGTGATGCCGATGGCGGGCCCGACCGAAGCGGCCAGCGGCGGCACCCCCAAGCCGGCCGCCGACCTGCCGCCAGGCCATGTCGTGCGCGCACCGATGGTCGGCACCTTCTACGCCTCGCCGGCACCGGACAAGCCGGCCTTCGTCAGCGTCGGCCAGGCGGTCAAGCAGGGCGAGACGCTGGGCATCATCGAGGCGATGAAGATGTTCAACCCGATCGAAGCCGACGTCGCCGGCACCGTGGTCAAGGTGCTGGTCGAGAGCGGCCAGCCGATCGAGTTCGACCAGCCTCTGTTCGTGATCGGCTAAAGCCGACCACGACGGGATTTGGGATTCGTGATTCGGGATTCGGAAAAGCAGCGACCGCATGAGCGCCTGGAGGTTTGGCGTGATGCGATGGCGTTGGTTGAATGGGTCTACCGTGTCACCGCCCAATTTCCTGACTCGGAGCGACTGGGGTTGACGATGCAGCTTCGCCGCGCCGCGGTTAGCGTGCCTTCGAACATTGCGGAAGGTGCTGCGCGACGCTCGACCGCCGAGTACCTGCGCTTCCTGTCGATCGCGCGTGGCTCGCTTGCCGAGATCAGCACGCAAATCGAGATAGCGCGGCGCCTCGGATATCTAGGGTCCGAAGCCCTCGTCGACGACCAACTCGACCGCACGTTCGCTCGCATCAATGCCTTGATACGTTCGCTCGATTCCTCGCCACGCTCCGTCCGCGAGACGGTTGCGCCCTACGAATCCCCAATCCCGAATCCCGAATCCCATGCTCGATAAAGTCGTCATCGCCAACCGTGGCGAAATCGCGCTGCGCATCCTGCGCGCGTGCCACGCGCTGGGCATCCGCACGGTCGCGGTGCATTCCACCGTCGACCGCAACCTCAAGCACGTCGCCATGGCCGACGAGTCGGTGTGCATCGGCCCCGCGCCGTCCAGCGACAGCTACCTCAACATGGCGCAGATCATCGCCGCCGCCGAGGTGACCGACGCGCAGGCGATCCATCCCGGCTACGGCTTCCTGTCCGAGAACGCCGACTTCGCCGAACGCGTCGAGCAGTCCGGCTTCATCTTCATCGGCCCCAAGGCCGACACCATCCGCCTGATGGGCGACAAGGTCGAGGCGATCCGCGCGATGAAGTCGGCCGGCGTGCCGTGCGTGCCCGGCTCCGGCGGTCCGCTCGGCGACGACGCGGCGACCAACATCAAGATCGCGCGCGAGATCGGCTACCCGGTGATCGTGAAGGCGGCCGGCGGCGGCGGCGGCCGCGGCATGCGCGTGGTCCACACCGAGGCGCACCTGCCCGCCGCGATCCAGACCACCAAGAGCGAGGCCAAGGCCGCGTTCGGCAACGACATGGTCTACATGGAGAAGTTCCTGGAGAACCCGCGCCACGTGGAGATCCAGGTGCTCGCCGACGGCCAGGGCAACGCCATCCAC
It encodes:
- a CDS encoding TlpA family protein disulfide reductase, with amino-acid sequence MKAGQTTRLLLVALAAGALGVAVGLWREGPSPLLHTELGQRALQQVASASAPQPPADLKIAERGQIVPAFSLPSLAGQPVAVPQAYAGRPVLVNLWASWCGPCIKEMPELDRYARAQGPNGTQVVGIALDEAAAVQAFLQRIPVGYAVLIDTPGPRDAGVRLGNPKGVLPYTVLLDAHGRVLKQKLGPFRDGEIDAWAR
- the aroQ gene encoding type II 3-dehydroquinate dehydratase; protein product: MAKLLVLHGPNLNLLGTREPEVYGRTTLGQIDADLIQRAEKAGHQLDCFQSNAEHALVDRIQAAREDGTRFIVINPAAYTHTSVAVRDALAAVAIPFIEVHLSNPHTREPFRHTSYFSDLAVGVIAGFGADSYRYALDAALRRLGD
- the accB gene encoding acetyl-CoA carboxylase biotin carboxyl carrier protein, which produces MDLRKIKKLIDLLEESNLAEIEIKEGEESVRLARAPKGGYVAAPTVMQAAPVAAPVMPMAGPTEAASGGTPKPAADLPPGHVVRAPMVGTFYASPAPDKPAFVSVGQAVKQGETLGIIEAMKMFNPIEADVAGTVVKVLVESGQPIEFDQPLFVIG
- a CDS encoding four helix bundle protein, whose protein sequence is MIRDSEKQRPHERLEVWRDAMALVEWVYRVTAQFPDSERLGLTMQLRRAAVSVPSNIAEGAARRSTAEYLRFLSIARGSLAEISTQIEIARRLGYLGSEALVDDQLDRTFARINALIRSLDSSPRSVRETVAPYESPIPNPESHAR